One genomic region from Halobacteria archaeon AArc-dxtr1 encodes:
- a CDS encoding urease accessory protein UreD — MSGAGATRHPTASRTPTVPPAFERYGDEELPQAPAFGPGKNGLLEATFSRVADGPTRLVRDRVEVPYHLTGTLETDPAPGLTTLVAQEPTGGVAQGDRHRMDLEAREGARAHVTTQSATKVHSMRANYAHLDARLCAHEGSYLEYLPGPTIVNADARCLQTVSVDVASDAVVVVADVLVPDGLSDHEPFTFDHYHARVEAEHEGRLICADAVDLRPEERDPRDPASVGAYGVVGSLYVFAPGDGNTGGENGSERADTLVGRIRDRFEEKAESEPTTHAGVSALPADSGVVVRILGHQAAAVSRAVRDAWDETRRELLGVGAPADRRY; from the coding sequence GCCACCCCACTGCCTCACGGACGCCGACCGTTCCGCCGGCGTTCGAGCGCTACGGCGACGAGGAACTCCCGCAGGCGCCCGCGTTCGGTCCCGGAAAGAACGGGCTGCTCGAGGCGACGTTCTCACGGGTCGCAGACGGCCCCACGCGGCTCGTCCGCGACCGCGTAGAAGTCCCCTACCATCTCACCGGGACGCTCGAGACCGATCCGGCGCCGGGGCTGACGACGCTGGTCGCCCAGGAACCGACCGGTGGCGTCGCCCAGGGCGACCGCCACCGGATGGATCTGGAGGCCCGAGAGGGGGCTCGGGCGCACGTGACGACCCAGAGCGCGACGAAGGTCCACAGCATGCGCGCGAACTACGCCCACCTCGACGCCAGGCTATGCGCTCACGAGGGAAGCTACCTGGAGTATCTCCCCGGCCCGACGATCGTCAACGCAGACGCACGTTGCTTGCAGACCGTCTCGGTCGACGTCGCGAGCGACGCGGTCGTCGTCGTCGCAGACGTGCTCGTTCCCGACGGACTCAGCGACCACGAGCCGTTCACGTTCGACCACTACCATGCCCGCGTCGAGGCAGAACACGAGGGGCGGCTGATCTGTGCGGACGCGGTCGATCTCCGGCCGGAGGAGCGCGATCCACGCGATCCCGCCAGCGTCGGCGCGTACGGCGTCGTCGGCTCGCTGTACGTCTTCGCGCCCGGCGATGGAAACACAGGTGGGGAAAACGGGTCTGAGCGCGCCGACACGCTCGTCGGGCGGATTCGCGACCGATTCGAGGAAAAGGCAGAGAGCGAACCGACGACCCACGCGGGCGTCTCTGCGCTACCCGCCGACTCGGGCGTCGTGGTGCGAATCCTCGGCCACCAGGCGGCGGCCGTAAGCCGCGCGGTTCGGGACGCGTGGGACGAGACGCGACGGGAACTACTGGGGGTCGGCGCACCAGCCGACCGGCGATACTGA
- the ureE gene encoding urease accessory protein UreE translates to MERIDGVLGNVHADDDLAALRDDHAAAGTLERVIIDAANRRRSRFRATTDAGTDVGVVLDRPALSVGDVLQCADDRMIVVAFEPREALAITLPEPTETALDAAVELGHRIGNQHWDLAVEDGTVYVPLAADRHIVERVVSDVVPGSHVTETTVEADLFVTDPGEFTPDHDHGGSSEGDSHDHSPSEHSHDHGEHDEHSHSHGHNEHSHSHDYDHTHEDAGRGHTYHDKSDADSHHDH, encoded by the coding sequence ATGGAGCGCATCGACGGCGTTCTCGGAAACGTCCACGCCGACGACGATCTGGCGGCGCTGCGAGACGATCACGCTGCGGCGGGGACCCTCGAACGAGTAATTATCGACGCGGCCAACCGTCGCCGATCGCGATTTCGGGCGACGACCGACGCCGGAACCGACGTCGGCGTCGTCCTCGACCGGCCTGCGCTGTCGGTCGGCGACGTCCTCCAGTGTGCGGACGATCGGATGATCGTCGTCGCCTTCGAGCCCCGCGAGGCCCTCGCCATCACGCTTCCGGAGCCGACCGAGACAGCGCTCGATGCGGCGGTCGAACTCGGCCACCGAATCGGCAACCAGCACTGGGATCTGGCCGTCGAGGACGGGACGGTGTACGTCCCGCTCGCGGCCGACCGCCACATCGTCGAGCGCGTGGTTTCGGACGTCGTTCCGGGATCGCACGTCACAGAGACCACCGTCGAAGCCGACCTGTTCGTCACGGATCCCGGAGAGTTCACTCCGGACCACGATCACGGAGGCAGCTCAGAGGGCGACAGCCACGACCATAGTCCCAGCGAGCACAGCCACGATCACGGCGAGCACGACGAGCACAGCCATAGCCACGGCCACAACGAGCACAGCCATAGCCACGACTACGACCATACCCACGAGGACGCTGGCCGCGGCCACACTTACCACGACAAGTCCGACGCTGATTCCCACCATGACCACTGA
- a CDS encoding urease accessory protein UreF gives MTTDSDAFLAALRLSDSFLPVGGYTASYGLEQYLNEDEIETADDLEALLEAYLRRIVGPCETVAVANAHAASAAADFERVCAVDERLHAVTMPREFRDSSTKAGRKLAELLLENDRDRHPGAGSKSAQSDTTGSEIADADRFRGKFVDAIRTESTPGNYPVVFGVVAQRQGISVLEACLSQAYSFVTGLLGAAQRLGRFGHTEIQDVLESLRPTIAAVCEQYVDADIDAMASFAPLAEIMGMRHERAGRRLFMS, from the coding sequence ATGACCACTGACTCCGACGCCTTCCTGGCTGCGCTCCGACTCTCGGACTCGTTTCTCCCGGTCGGGGGGTATACGGCTTCCTACGGGTTAGAGCAGTACCTGAACGAAGACGAGATCGAAACCGCCGACGATCTCGAGGCGCTCCTCGAAGCGTACCTTCGGCGCATCGTCGGCCCCTGTGAAACCGTCGCAGTCGCGAACGCGCACGCGGCGAGTGCGGCCGCCGATTTCGAGCGCGTTTGCGCCGTCGACGAGCGTCTCCACGCGGTGACGATGCCCCGCGAGTTCCGCGACAGCTCGACAAAAGCGGGTCGAAAGCTCGCCGAACTGCTCTTGGAGAACGACCGCGACCGGCATCCGGGCGCTGGGTCGAAGAGCGCCCAGTCGGATACAACGGGTTCAGAAATAGCCGACGCCGATCGTTTCAGGGGCAAATTCGTCGACGCGATCCGAACGGAGTCGACGCCCGGGAACTACCCAGTCGTCTTCGGCGTCGTGGCCCAGCGCCAGGGGATTTCGGTGCTCGAGGCCTGTCTCTCGCAGGCGTACTCGTTCGTCACTGGACTGTTAGGCGCCGCCCAGCGCCTCGGTCGGTTCGGCCACACCGAGATCCAGGACGTACTGGAGTCCCTTCGGCCCACGATCGCAGCGGTCTGCGAGCAGTACGTCGACGCCGACATCGATGCGATGGCGTCGTTCGCACCGCTGGCCGAGATCATGGGGATGCGCCACGAGCGCGCAGGGCGGCGGCTGTTTATGAGTTGA